A genome region from Conger conger chromosome 16, fConCon1.1, whole genome shotgun sequence includes the following:
- the LOC133114404 gene encoding cytohesin-1 isoform X1 has protein sequence MEEENYVPNDLTPEEQQELENIRRRKLELLEDIQRLKDEIAEVTNEIENLGSTEERKNMQRNKQVAMGRKKFNMDPKKGIQFLIENDLLKNTCEDIAQFLYKGEGLNKTAIGDYLGERDDFNIQVLHAFVELHEFTDLNLVQALRQFLWSFRLPGEAQKIDRMMEAFAQRYCQCNSGVFQSTDTCYILSFAIIMLNTSLHNPNVKDKPTVERFISMNRGINDGGDLPEDLLRNLYESIKNEPFKIPEDDGNDLTHTFFNPDREGWLLKLGGRVKTWKRRWFILTDNCLYYFEYTTDKEPRGIIPLENLSIREVEDKKPNCFELFIPDNKDQVIKACKTEADGRVVEGNHTFYRISAPTTEEKDEWMNSIKAAISRDPFYEMLAARKKKVSSMKRH, from the exons TGCCCAACGACCTCACTccggaggagcagcaggagttGGAGAACATTCGCCGCCGCAAACTGGAGCTACTGGAGGACATTCAG cgCCTGAAGGATGAGATAGCAGAGGTGACCAATGAAATTGAAAACCTGGGCTCCACTGAggagag GAAAAACATGCAGAGGAATAAACAGGTGGCCATGGGCCGCAAGAAATTTAACATGGACCCCAAAAAG GGGATCCAGTTCCTGATTGAGAATGACCTGCTGAAGAACACCTGTGAGGACATCGCCCAGTTCCTCTACAAGGGGGAGGGGCTTAACAAGACCGCCATCGGAGACTATCTGGGAGAGAG AGACGACTTCAACATCCAGGTCCTGCACGCTTTCGTGGAGCTGCACGAGTTCACCGACCTCAACCTGGTGCAGGCCCTCAG GCAGTTCCTCTGGAGCTTCCGTTTGCCGGGAGAGGCGCAGAAGATCGACCGCATGATGGAGGCCTTCGCCCAGCGCTACTGCCAGTGCAACTCTGGAGTCTTTCAgtccacag ACACCTGCTACATCCTGTCCTTCGCCATCATCATGCTCAACACCAGCCTGCACAACCCCAACGTCAAGGACAAGCCCACGGTGGAGCGCTTCATATCCATGAACCGAGGCATCAACGACGGGGGAGACCTGCCCGAGGACCTTCTGCGG AACCTCTATGAAAGCATCAAGAACGAACCATTCAAGATCCCAGAGGATGATGGGAACGACCTCACGCACACGTTCTTCAACCCTGACCGAGAGGGGTGGCTGCTCAAACTGG GAGGACGGGTAAAAACCTGGAAGAGAAGGTGGTTCATCCTGACGGACAATTGCCTGTACTACTTTGAGTACACCACT gatAAGGAACCCAGAGGCATCATTCCCCTGGAGAACCTGAGTATCCGTGAAGTGGAGGACAAGAAGCCT AACTGCTTTGAGCTCTTCATCCCTGACAACAAGGACCAGGTGATCAAGGCCTGCAAGACCGAGGCAGACGGCCGGGTGGTGGAGGGGAACCACACCTTCTACCGCATCTCCGCCCCCACCACAGAGGAGAAGGATGAGTGGATGAACAGCATCAA GGCAGCCATCAGCAGAGACCCCTTCTACGAGATGCTGGCAGCCCGGAAGAAGAAGGTGTCCTCCATGAAGAGGCACTAG
- the LOC133114404 gene encoding cytohesin-1 isoform X3: MVLKSEDGVVPNDLTPEEQQELENIRRRKLELLEDIQRLKDEIAEVTNEIENLGSTEERKNMQRNKQVAMGRKKFNMDPKKGIQFLIENDLLKNTCEDIAQFLYKGEGLNKTAIGDYLGERDDFNIQVLHAFVELHEFTDLNLVQALRQFLWSFRLPGEAQKIDRMMEAFAQRYCQCNSGVFQSTDTCYILSFAIIMLNTSLHNPNVKDKPTVERFISMNRGINDGGDLPEDLLRNLYESIKNEPFKIPEDDGNDLTHTFFNPDREGWLLKLGGGRVKTWKRRWFILTDNCLYYFEYTTDKEPRGIIPLENLSIREVEDKKPNCFELFIPDNKDQVIKACKTEADGRVVEGNHTFYRISAPTTEEKDEWMNSIKAAISRDPFYEMLAARKKKVSSMKRH; encoded by the exons TGCCCAACGACCTCACTccggaggagcagcaggagttGGAGAACATTCGCCGCCGCAAACTGGAGCTACTGGAGGACATTCAG cgCCTGAAGGATGAGATAGCAGAGGTGACCAATGAAATTGAAAACCTGGGCTCCACTGAggagag GAAAAACATGCAGAGGAATAAACAGGTGGCCATGGGCCGCAAGAAATTTAACATGGACCCCAAAAAG GGGATCCAGTTCCTGATTGAGAATGACCTGCTGAAGAACACCTGTGAGGACATCGCCCAGTTCCTCTACAAGGGGGAGGGGCTTAACAAGACCGCCATCGGAGACTATCTGGGAGAGAG AGACGACTTCAACATCCAGGTCCTGCACGCTTTCGTGGAGCTGCACGAGTTCACCGACCTCAACCTGGTGCAGGCCCTCAG GCAGTTCCTCTGGAGCTTCCGTTTGCCGGGAGAGGCGCAGAAGATCGACCGCATGATGGAGGCCTTCGCCCAGCGCTACTGCCAGTGCAACTCTGGAGTCTTTCAgtccacag ACACCTGCTACATCCTGTCCTTCGCCATCATCATGCTCAACACCAGCCTGCACAACCCCAACGTCAAGGACAAGCCCACGGTGGAGCGCTTCATATCCATGAACCGAGGCATCAACGACGGGGGAGACCTGCCCGAGGACCTTCTGCGG AACCTCTATGAAAGCATCAAGAACGAACCATTCAAGATCCCAGAGGATGATGGGAACGACCTCACGCACACGTTCTTCAACCCTGACCGAGAGGGGTGGCTGCTCAAACTGGG AGGAGGACGGGTAAAAACCTGGAAGAGAAGGTGGTTCATCCTGACGGACAATTGCCTGTACTACTTTGAGTACACCACT gatAAGGAACCCAGAGGCATCATTCCCCTGGAGAACCTGAGTATCCGTGAAGTGGAGGACAAGAAGCCT AACTGCTTTGAGCTCTTCATCCCTGACAACAAGGACCAGGTGATCAAGGCCTGCAAGACCGAGGCAGACGGCCGGGTGGTGGAGGGGAACCACACCTTCTACCGCATCTCCGCCCCCACCACAGAGGAGAAGGATGAGTGGATGAACAGCATCAA GGCAGCCATCAGCAGAGACCCCTTCTACGAGATGCTGGCAGCCCGGAAGAAGAAGGTGTCCTCCATGAAGAGGCACTAG
- the LOC133114404 gene encoding cytohesin-1 isoform X2 → MGTVSELCVSSFQAFLCPTVQDTSPVPNDLTPEEQQELENIRRRKLELLEDIQRLKDEIAEVTNEIENLGSTEERKNMQRNKQVAMGRKKFNMDPKKGIQFLIENDLLKNTCEDIAQFLYKGEGLNKTAIGDYLGERDDFNIQVLHAFVELHEFTDLNLVQALRQFLWSFRLPGEAQKIDRMMEAFAQRYCQCNSGVFQSTDTCYILSFAIIMLNTSLHNPNVKDKPTVERFISMNRGINDGGDLPEDLLRNLYESIKNEPFKIPEDDGNDLTHTFFNPDREGWLLKLGGRVKTWKRRWFILTDNCLYYFEYTTDKEPRGIIPLENLSIREVEDKKPNCFELFIPDNKDQVIKACKTEADGRVVEGNHTFYRISAPTTEEKDEWMNSIKAAISRDPFYEMLAARKKKVSSMKRH, encoded by the exons TGCCCAACGACCTCACTccggaggagcagcaggagttGGAGAACATTCGCCGCCGCAAACTGGAGCTACTGGAGGACATTCAG cgCCTGAAGGATGAGATAGCAGAGGTGACCAATGAAATTGAAAACCTGGGCTCCACTGAggagag GAAAAACATGCAGAGGAATAAACAGGTGGCCATGGGCCGCAAGAAATTTAACATGGACCCCAAAAAG GGGATCCAGTTCCTGATTGAGAATGACCTGCTGAAGAACACCTGTGAGGACATCGCCCAGTTCCTCTACAAGGGGGAGGGGCTTAACAAGACCGCCATCGGAGACTATCTGGGAGAGAG AGACGACTTCAACATCCAGGTCCTGCACGCTTTCGTGGAGCTGCACGAGTTCACCGACCTCAACCTGGTGCAGGCCCTCAG GCAGTTCCTCTGGAGCTTCCGTTTGCCGGGAGAGGCGCAGAAGATCGACCGCATGATGGAGGCCTTCGCCCAGCGCTACTGCCAGTGCAACTCTGGAGTCTTTCAgtccacag ACACCTGCTACATCCTGTCCTTCGCCATCATCATGCTCAACACCAGCCTGCACAACCCCAACGTCAAGGACAAGCCCACGGTGGAGCGCTTCATATCCATGAACCGAGGCATCAACGACGGGGGAGACCTGCCCGAGGACCTTCTGCGG AACCTCTATGAAAGCATCAAGAACGAACCATTCAAGATCCCAGAGGATGATGGGAACGACCTCACGCACACGTTCTTCAACCCTGACCGAGAGGGGTGGCTGCTCAAACTGG GAGGACGGGTAAAAACCTGGAAGAGAAGGTGGTTCATCCTGACGGACAATTGCCTGTACTACTTTGAGTACACCACT gatAAGGAACCCAGAGGCATCATTCCCCTGGAGAACCTGAGTATCCGTGAAGTGGAGGACAAGAAGCCT AACTGCTTTGAGCTCTTCATCCCTGACAACAAGGACCAGGTGATCAAGGCCTGCAAGACCGAGGCAGACGGCCGGGTGGTGGAGGGGAACCACACCTTCTACCGCATCTCCGCCCCCACCACAGAGGAGAAGGATGAGTGGATGAACAGCATCAA GGCAGCCATCAGCAGAGACCCCTTCTACGAGATGCTGGCAGCCCGGAAGAAGAAGGTGTCCTCCATGAAGAGGCACTAG